AATTTAAGGGATAAGGGAATGGTGGTTCTAATTGAGAGTGATAATACATCTTTGATATAATGATATATGTGAGTCCGAATTTAAGGGATAAGAGAATGTTGGTTCAAATTGAGAGAGTATGTTAATAATGTAATCTTTGAAGGAGAATATATGTATATGTGGGTGCGAATAAAATATGATGGTATATGTGAGTCCGAATTTGAGGGATGCAGGAATGATAGTTTAAATTAAGAGAGTGAGTATTAATAATGATATCTTTAAACTTCTTGAAGAGGTGGTTTTTTAAGACATAAACTATATTTTCTATGAAGTAAATGatatatcatttcattttcataacattcttttatgtatttttagTGATAGAGATTGTGGATTAAATAGAGGATAAAAAAccttatatacaaaatatatatatatatatatatatatatatattataaattgaatttaataatcataagtggtctaatagttaaatatttatatttgaaactaAGACCATGGTTTGATTCCAAGCTGGTGTGGATTTTAGAAGGGGTATTATAAATACTAAaatgaaaatcattataatatacGTGGGTGTAAATTTGAAGAATTAAAGAAATAATGGTTCAAATTAAGAGTGATGTTAATAAGACCTTTTTGATATGATGGTATATGTTAGTTCAAATTTGATGGAATTCTTGATACGTGGGTATATTTGGGTCAGAATTTGAGGGATAATGAAATCTATGTATATGTGGGTGAAAATAAGATGTGATGGTATATGCGGGTCCATATTTGAGGGATGAATGAATTGTAGTTCCAATTGAGAGCGTTAATAAAATCATCcttgaaaaacaaaatctaGTATAAATTTTGACATGATTCATTTGTTAAAGATAACAATataactttcatatatatatatatatatatatatatatatatatatatatctttttctatctattttactatcattttttttttccaattttactattaatttttattttttttttaattattgatgttttgtttgttttactatctttttttaatgttaattttaaaggaataattagaataatataaattatattataaatgtatccaaaatgatataaaataattatttatgtattacaaatttagacatatttaccttatataacaaaatattatagttttaatttatttgtatattttttacgttttattataataatttaattatgtgatttttttttttgttaatttcttctataatataatatttatcaattttactttttttaaaatatttatcaatttagtTGAATGTTTATtgaatgatttttgaaatatttaatcatgattattaatttcaaatcgaaaaaatatttttcaattataatatcaaatattaattttttgtgtaacttatttaattaatttttgtaatacaAGTTTGCTATGATAGTTTAAATATAGatgaaaaaaattagtaatatagattttatatataaattagaattattaatattaaaatattttattgattattaattttaaaaaaattattaagttaaaatattaaatatattattaaataattcgtAATGGCAATAAATCACCAACTAATACTATGTGGATAAAAAtagcaataataataatgtcaaTAGAGCTGGCAAAAATTTAACAGttaaattaatgtatataaatatactatTCTTCCTTATTATTTATAGCAGATTCATCATGGAAGACGCATTAATGTTGGTGTCATTTTCTCTTATCCTCCTTCTCCCCCTTTCCCTCATCTTCTTCCTATCTCTAATCGTCCGTCCCCACCCAATGAAGGTCCCAATCAAGGGTCGCCATGTATTCATCACAGGAGGATCTAGCGGCATTGGCCTCGAGCTGGCCAAACGAGCCGCCATAGAAGGGGCGCGAGTCTCCATTCTAGCTCGCAACATAAAAAAGCTAGAAGATGCCAAGGATTCAATCCGTCTAGCCACTGGTATCGACGTCTCCATCTTCAGTGCCGACGTTCGCGATATGGAGTCTGTGAGGAAAGCCATAGACGAGGCTGGACCTATCGACGTGCTCATTTGCAACCAAGGTTTTTTTGTGGCGCGAGAATTGGTGAATCAGGATTTAGAAGAGGTTAAGTTCATTATTGATGTTAATTTGATCGGTACATTTCATCTTATCAAGGCAGCTTTGCCTGGAATGAAAGCTCGAATGGACAAAAGACCAGTCTCGATTGCAATTATGTCATCACAAGCTGGTCAGGTAGTTTAACTTTGTATGATTAATTTCTAGTGTTTGTTTAGTTATTCTTCTCTTTGATaagatgaaattttaataagaaattGTCGCTAATTCTATTAATACTAACTCATATTTCTCCTTGTGAGTTTAATTAGCTGAACCTGAAACTTTTAACAGGTAGGCATATATGGTTACAGCGCGTATTCCGCTAGTAAATTCGGTCTAAGAGGCATGGCGGAAGTATTGCAACAAGAACTTATTGCTTATAACATTCATATAACGCTAATATATCCTCCGGACACTAATACACCTGGTTTGGTAGAACgtaatgaaatcaaatataatacaAGTTTGTTACTTGGTTTTCTCTGAGTTTTAGTAACATGAATTAATAAAATGCAGAGAATAAGACGAGGCCAGCTCTGACTAGCATCATTGCGGCTTCATCTGGTGCAATGGAATCTGCTAAAGTTGCTAAGATCTCGTTGGATGGTATAAAATCTGCAAAATTCAATGTTTTTTGCAACTTTGAGGGATGGATGTTGGGTGTAGTTTGTGCTGGATTGTCTCCTCAAAGATCCTACATAATGGCATTTTTTGAGGTGGTTTTTGCAAGCATATTGCGTCTGGTTGGACTGTGCTTTCAGTGGAACTGGTACCAAGCCATATTAAAGTGGCATGcccaaaacattaataattagtGAACAAAAAGTAACTTATAATatgattgtgaagaaatgggTATTAACAAGtgcaataaaaaaatgttttctttgTGATCGTATATGTAActgaaattattcaaaattaattatggaGTATTGTAATATCATTTCTTAatgacattttaataaaaaatgtcttAAAACCCATTTTCATatgagtttaattaatttgtgcatgttttcaaaaaaaaaaaaaaaattaatttgtgcaTTCTAAATTATTAGAAGACAAATAGTTATAATTGATCTAAAATTTTTCTATCTATGTATACATAGGTGAATACTAGTTAATAgacacaataaaataatatgacattAGATATGAAAAATCTGTTAAATCAATCTAAAAAATTGatccaattaattttatattcatttatttttaaaatttatattttgtgttatgtATTATAGTTATGAGTGTCTCGtcacataaattttattattattaaaatatgcaTTCGCAAGATTTGAACACtcaaaattatgattaaatatatttgtttaaactaTATCTTTAAATTCAACTTAtgtttttaatttcaaataataaaataatttaaaattaatattttattttaaaatttaaaaagattaacaattttaatatatatatatataatatttataattagtaaaataaataataatgaaaagatattattaattatatttaaaaaaactcaaaatattatcaaaatatattttaatattctaatattattctactaaataaaaataaaatccatatcttttaaataataatatattatagataaatatataaaattaaaattattaatattattaaacatattttattctaaaaatatcattatttaagtattttttattttatttattttaaataaaatatattatatatatattatttaaataaaaatattgtttaaaaatatcttctgagttattattgattttacaaattataagtatattatatatttgaaacaatttattatttttttaatttttaattttaacataaaaagttataatatttttaaatatttaattaaattattaaattgtattacacttaaaattttatctaatttattttatatttttattttattttatatttttacgttatattttataacttaaattttatagattataaatttataattttaaacaatattaataaacataGAAATGTATAatagttttgttttaatataatatgtttgtttatttaaatgtattattgaattattttgttgtttatgaattattgatatatatacttaattttattttaatattattagatgaatgagaaaatatttgggttaaatatttaaagttgataaatatatagataatattaataagtttaaaaagttagtgtaagaaaggaatattttaataatatttttttgagtttggaAATAGGTTTtgagttggagatgaattaatgtttgatgtgacgtttactgtattttgggtttgagaatgggtTTATGGGTTGAAAATGAGCGATTCTTTCGGGCGAGAAGCAGGCTGGGCCGGCGGGCACGCACCGCAAGCAGCATTGTTCGCCACCACCCGAGAAGCAAAAGATTCCTTACTCCTCAATATAGTCTAGGATAACGTTTTTCTGACCAAGCTTTAGGAATGCGCgcctttattttatataaaataaaaaaacttacttACTAAGCGTAGGCTTGGGCTTGAAAGCAAGAAGCAAGGGATTGAGGTTTTTAATTCGTTATAGTTGTGCTTTGAAGACAACCTTCTCTTTCCCTTCTACTTTATACCCACCCTAACCAGCAGATTCCTGGGCCTTGACGAATGGGCAAACTGCCCTACTTCCACGAGGTAACCTAGAAGTCATTGAAAGAGCCAGTAGGACTTTTTTATGGGGTTCTACTGAGGACCGACATAACCCCGGGATGGTCGATCGGTTTGAGAAGGCTCCTCTTCGGCAACCATGAAATTTCttctcataattattattaaaaggagagcattatattagaaaaaaacaaaaaaaacaaggTTTGGAACCCTACTCTCCAACAACTACGTCTAGTCAGTCTTCTCTCTTGAGGAGAAAGCCTTACTCTCGTTTAGTTCCAATGTAGCCCGCAGGAGTCAAGGGGTTGTAGAGGCGACTCCAGAGAGAATTACGGCGAAGAGGACTCCTGCGGGTAATAAAAAGCTTAAAAAATGAAGCTTACACATTGGCCGATGGACCGAGCCCTCTCTATCTCTCGtctattcattattaatattattcaattatttatgctttgttttaaattatttaataaatatatttataatttaaattttatataataatgtccttttattattttaaattaacaaacaaaACTTGTCACATGCAACATTAGTTATAAAAGTCATCTAATCATTTAGAGTTATTTAATTGATCTGGAATATTTGGggataaaaaatgaaaagatagTTTGATATGATTTgagaaaaaatgatttttaagtatatattatctaaatatcatcatctttaataaataataaaatatttaaataagagataatttaatactttatttaataaattaaatgtttattaataaacaaataggAAATTTAATGATTGAATTATTGGATAAAATCCTCACATAATCAGTATGAGCCTAACCATAGTTGGGtagtaatttttaaaaatgattgtcTATGGTTGGGTAGTGATGTATTTAAAgaaattgtaataattttatacaattttaaaaaatatattatttttaaatatttagaggGTACTAATagataatgataattttttttaaaataaatattaatttttaaaaatgattgtcTATGGTTGGGTAGTGATGTATTTAAAgaaattgtaataattttatacaattttaaaaaatatattatttttaaatatttagaaagTACTAATAGATAatgataatttcttttaaaaataaatataagatattttaatattttgattaatgaattgagtgatataATTGATAAGAGAgtgaaatgatattttcttaagttaagattatatttaaaaatttaaaactttttttaaaaaaagtttattattttatgtttattctaAGAGCTTATTTTATTTaggttattttgaaattaaattcaaaaaaaaatattgtttgatgtaaaaataatttaaaaaaacaaaattatttatatatataataatgcttaatttcaaagtgtctggattgtcggatcgagaaatgttgttaatttagttatatatgtgagagtaaattagtATTTAGGTCGAATTATGGTTTGACCCTCccatggttaaaaataaaattaaaaaatgttataagtagacatgaaaatttgacatacccaaagttataataatattattatttttataataatatttgaattttatattcaaaataatctaagaagaattaagaataaattaggggtaattattgtgataattaagtcataattaaaaaattatttgaaaatttaaaaataatttgatgttaaaatattgtatttattttacccaaattaaacccaataatggttaaaattatttaattaggatttaaagataaattatgtgtaatttatggctcaaaataattaaataaatacattaaaataccCACAAATAcctaaagattaaaataataaacataagtttattaaatttataaaattaatatttgtggAATTTTTAGTgaagaaaaaacacaagaaagagattaaaatttgatttcaaataactcttctattaaaaaataaaactgataTTCTGGTGTagctgaaattatgtttaattgatgCAACAAAATTTAGAGCCCTCAGATCagcgctggattttcatccaaatCCAGCGCCCAGGAATCGGCCTTGCATGCCCACTGTAACGAAGCACGCGCGCACCCGGTCCGCATCAGATCAACTAAGGGGACGTTAGGCCCGTTAGTTGAGGACGCCAAATGAAGATGAAACGACACAGAATGCCAACAGCGCATTTGAAGACAGATCAAAACAACGTTGTTTTGATCGTCTTCTTAGCAAAAATCTTCAACGCGCGACAATTGGAGGTGTTTCTTCCAGAAGCCCTaacttcttcatttcttcactTATCCACGGATTTCTTCACCAACTTGCTCGCCTTATCCATGTGATCATTAACCCTATACCTAGATTAGACAGCTCGACCTAGAACTAGGCTGCCACGAATGGATAAGAATTATAGATAAGAATGAAGATCATCAAATTGAACTTGAATTGAACTTCCTCGACCGACCTTAGGATAGTATAAATACTCCATAAGGGTTTCTCTACCAATATGTCAAACTATTACAACATATTACACtgtaaatcaaataaatcaaaatccaGCCAAGAAtagtgtttttaaaaataatctttagtGATCCCCTCTTCAATCCAGGCTTTTGGAAAGCATTTAACACATATAAAGAGTGTTCTCCAGAACCTTTGTATATtgatttgtgattgaaaatttaatttttttcaaattcatcaagTTTGATCGATTTGATTTGTTCTAAGGCTTGTTCATGCGtgttctttgtttagaatcactccctatattatgtttgaactttcaattgaaaaaaatcagatcaaatcaacctgaatcattttttttgaaaaattaaacttaaaaactggagttaatttaaaattttcatgttttgagtTTAATCTGGATTATTGATTCAAATAGATGctaaacatgtttataaacatgttgggATGAATTCCCAATGATTGTAACATCGTTTTGATAATGTTTAATCAAactgtattttaaaaaattttgcattttgatttcatctttaaaaaatgtattaatgcttgaatgatgttcttattttggttatgTTCAACTATATACATCATTTCAAATgtaatggaacaaaaattagactttgaaatgacctaatttaaaacatcccaaaatttgacctagataTAGAtttagaaattgatctttgtaataGTCCAAAATTCGTGATTTGTGTTAGggattttgttcttcataatcacatgaattaacTACAACTTAGAGATCGTGATTCCATGATCTAGATGAAAAGTTATAGGACTTGTAATTcatgaccaaatcaagaacacatCGGTTATATCAGTCCCAAGCGAAGGACCGAGATTCTTAGCTTGGGACCGAGAGCGACGACCGAGGATCTTAGTTTGGGATTGATGATTCCGACTGAGAAAATGAAGCCCAGGTCCGAAGGCCAAGGACTGATGTTCTTGAGCGTAGGACCGATTTTTTGAACCTAAGACCAAGGATTCCGACCGAGAAAACTTAGCCTAGGTCCGAAGGCCaaagaccgatgttcttgagcatATGACCGATTTTTCGAACCTAGTCCGACTGAGAAAACTTAACCTAGGTTCGAAGGCTATGGACCGAAAAGTTTAAACATATGACCGATTTTTCGAGCCTAGGACCAAGGAACCCGACCGAGTTTTTAAACTTAGGATTGTGTTCTCCCTTTAGCTTAGGACTGATaattctaaccctaggaccgagccctatttttatcaaaaatcgGTAAACCTAACCCTAGACCTTGGACTGATAAACCTAACCATAACCATAACCCTAGTCCTAGGACCGATAGACCTTAATCCTAGACATATGACTCTAACCCTAGACCTAAGACCCTCACCCACGACCTAGTAGCTCGAGTCCAGGACTAAGCCTCTTGAGCCCCGAGCCGAACCCTTCAGTCTTTGATCAATGGTCTTGAGCCCCGGTCTAGACCACTTGGTTTGGACCAAGCCCAACCGAGCCCAAATCGACAAAATTAGACCCAAGCCTATGATCCCGGTCCTAAGACCTATTTGGttctacttttcaaaatccaaacattattttgataattgtagaaccccaatccattttcaaataatcttgaaaggttagaaaaaatgattttcaaatattttagggatgtctcccaaacaaatattttggataagtctccgtttggaatttatttttaaattttaatacttttcagatatttttaggGTTATTACTTAGTTTTATATCAACGCACTCACAGATACgcccttctaaataattttttacaattttgaaTTGAAGCTAAACCCACCCTTATTTAGGACCCTCATACTAATAATGAGATAATCAacgttataaataaatcttttaatagtcataattttatttttaaaaaaaataaaatcgtaCTTAGGAGGACCCAAGGAACATAGCGCAAAAGCCCTTTTCCGAACGTAATCAAAACGTCAAACCCATTACAGAAACTCTAGTATATATACggttttttttgagaaattacGTTTTTACAcgtatcatttaattaattttcataaaatcatttggcgactctgatttcaaataaataatatttttaattaattattttaaattaatttaaaccaggttctagttaaattattatttaaactccctagattattaaattttgaacaagaattaattatttttttcataattaatttctattgCTCCAGGTATTAtcaagttattttaaaaactaaatatttcattttaaattaagcctgacacaaaccaaggttgaaacgcatcgaacctcgagcctcCTCGTGATATTCTCATGTATTGCCACATGTCCAcaacacgtgctaagctatgaGAAGAAGTTATTCCTGGGAGTCTTacactatatgtatgtttcaaacttacaacataacaaaacaagtacaaccatttaaccaactaggtttataagactttatattttaaattcaacaccaaatttgatgaacgtgagacattcttaacaatataagttcaactttttaactaactaatatataaaataatgcataattttaaaatgtctggattattgggtcgagagatgtgtttaatttgaatatatatgtgatagtaaatagatatttgggtcggattgtgggttgacccgcccataaacttaaaacggttaaaaataaaattaaaaatgttatatgaatgtttagaacttgtaacctaacaatacaaatataaatCTTTAACCAAGTATGATTGGGATGTAATTTATCGAAGGGTAATAGGTCGGTAACAATTGAAATTGGTTAAATAGTATGgctcaaatatttgattgaccaaagtgtgagatcacgattttaaatatcatttgagattggtggtttatTTTCTTAGGAATAAGATACATGTTAAAATGTGATTtggatgtggtttgtcgagtgataAGAGGCCGGTAATAAAAGATcgtgagatcacgagattagaggtcgattgagattggtgattaGTTTGTTGAAGGATATGATGCATGTGaactgtgattgagattggtggttggtgttccgagaaatatatatatatatatatatatatatatatatatatatatatatatata
This is a stretch of genomic DNA from Impatiens glandulifera chromosome 4, dImpGla2.1, whole genome shotgun sequence. It encodes these proteins:
- the LOC124936437 gene encoding 3-dehydrosphinganine reductase TSC10A-like; this encodes MLVSFSLILLLPLSLIFFLSLIVRPHPMKVPIKGRHVFITGGSSGIGLELAKRAAIEGARVSILARNIKKLEDAKDSIRLATGIDVSIFSADVRDMESVRKAIDEAGPIDVLICNQGFFVARELVNQDLEEVKFIIDVNLIGTFHLIKAALPGMKARMDKRPVSIAIMSSQAGQVGIYGYSAYSASKFGLRGMAEVLQQELIAYNIHITLIYPPDTNTPGLVEQNKTRPALTSIIAASSGAMESAKVAKISLDGIKSAKFNVFCNFEGWMLGVVCAGLSPQRSYIMAFFEVVFASILRLVGLCFQWNWYQAILKWHAQNINN